One genomic region from Nocardioides plantarum encodes:
- a CDS encoding DUF6020 family protein produces MLAGAVRSLRAWVPSAVAWVVVVVLAVATTAGLAARYLADDGSPYPLLTREVGDHPVLAALFLVLSLAAYAVVFLGLRTLLSRDRSEPGTDPAPGVPARLARLVGLVEWTYARWWRVSLVLAVLWLPWFLSSFPGQPSPDPSNMFTEFVSRRSDFAGSSPFADGSGTIPYVDYPTSSYLVTDGDSLWSNHHPFFLMLAYGSVSSASIAVFDSLVPALLVMSAASALLTLVAFGRALAILGTLVPGWRPRTAALAVLALSPLIALWSLAEHKNQLFCAAFVWWLALLARLLHSDGAVRALGRRWYVETFVVSLLMAVTVQFGWILLVAQAVVMAFRRRERVAVLVAVGLPAVLVHGAIMALTSAGALIPSDPIETKGVQLQVLALMLNEHPDALTADQREDLSRIFDLDAFVASFDPSTSDPLKSTGPLSRKTSSFRYETVQPEDWDTFDAIVLDVASRYPGAFVDGLFLKSYRYLDPFDEGTDWYPPWSPAYDRTIDGHRVAPLEVNQTARAWTRDRAFDCYQVSACRPVLSHGVRTIVVVLLLVAAIAARRRFAWLWALPFALQLAIAGVSPLSAGGRYVLAFTYGLAIVLLLLAVEDRPSPEPALEPNTQR; encoded by the coding sequence TGCCGTCGGCGGTCGCGTGGGTCGTCGTGGTGGTCCTCGCGGTGGCGACGACGGCCGGGCTGGCGGCCCGCTACCTGGCCGACGACGGGTCGCCGTACCCGCTGCTGACCCGCGAGGTCGGCGACCACCCGGTGCTCGCCGCGCTGTTCCTGGTGCTGTCGCTGGCGGCGTACGCCGTGGTGTTCCTGGGCCTGCGGACACTGCTGTCCCGGGACCGGTCGGAGCCGGGGACCGACCCGGCGCCCGGGGTGCCGGCGCGCCTGGCCCGGCTGGTCGGCCTGGTCGAATGGACCTACGCGCGATGGTGGCGGGTGTCGCTGGTGCTCGCGGTGCTGTGGCTGCCGTGGTTCCTCAGCTCGTTCCCCGGCCAGCCGAGTCCCGACCCGTCCAACATGTTCACCGAGTTCGTGTCGCGTCGCTCCGACTTCGCCGGGAGCTCGCCGTTCGCCGACGGCAGCGGCACGATCCCCTACGTCGACTACCCCACGTCGTCCTACCTGGTCACCGACGGCGACAGCCTATGGTCCAACCACCACCCGTTCTTCCTGATGCTGGCCTACGGCTCGGTGAGCTCGGCGAGCATCGCCGTCTTCGACAGCCTGGTGCCGGCGCTGCTGGTGATGTCGGCGGCCTCGGCCCTGCTGACCCTGGTGGCCTTCGGGCGGGCGCTGGCGATCCTCGGCACGCTGGTGCCGGGCTGGCGGCCCCGCACCGCCGCCCTGGCCGTGCTCGCGCTGAGCCCGCTGATCGCGCTCTGGAGCCTGGCCGAGCACAAGAACCAGCTGTTCTGCGCAGCGTTCGTGTGGTGGCTGGCGCTGCTCGCGCGGCTGCTGCACTCCGACGGGGCGGTGCGGGCGCTCGGGCGACGCTGGTACGTCGAGACGTTCGTCGTCTCGCTCCTGATGGCCGTCACGGTGCAGTTCGGGTGGATCCTGCTGGTCGCGCAGGCCGTGGTCATGGCGTTCCGCAGGCGGGAGCGGGTCGCGGTGCTCGTCGCGGTCGGCCTGCCCGCGGTGCTCGTGCACGGCGCGATCATGGCGCTGACGTCGGCCGGTGCGCTGATCCCCTCGGACCCGATCGAGACCAAGGGGGTGCAGCTGCAGGTCCTCGCGCTGATGCTCAACGAGCACCCCGACGCGCTCACCGCCGACCAGCGCGAGGACCTGTCGCGGATCTTCGACCTCGACGCGTTCGTGGCCAGCTTCGACCCCTCGACGTCGGACCCGCTGAAGTCGACCGGGCCGCTGTCGCGCAAGACGTCGAGCTTCCGCTACGAGACGGTGCAGCCCGAGGACTGGGACACGTTCGACGCGATCGTGCTCGACGTCGCGTCGCGCTATCCCGGGGCCTTCGTCGACGGCCTGTTCCTGAAGTCCTACCGCTACCTCGACCCCTTCGACGAGGGCACCGACTGGTACCCGCCCTGGTCCCCGGCGTACGACCGCACGATCGACGGCCACCGGGTCGCGCCGTTGGAGGTCAACCAGACCGCGCGCGCCTGGACCCGCGACCGGGCCTTCGACTGCTACCAGGTGTCGGCGTGCCGGCCGGTGCTGTCGCACGGCGTCCGCACGATCGTCGTGGTGCTGCTGCTGGTCGCGGCGATCGCCGCCCGCCGTCGCTTCGCCTGGCTGTGGGCGTTGCCGTTCGCGCTGCAGCTGGCGATCGCCGGGGTCTCCCCGCTGAGCGCGGGCGGGCGCTACGTGCTGGCCTTCACCTACGGGTTGGCGATCGTGCTGCTGCTGCTCGCGGTCGAGGACCGGCCATCGCCGGAGCCGGCGCTCGAGCCGAACACCCAGCGGTAG
- a CDS encoding GtrA family protein: MALLDNSAHRYLVVGLANTALDLLLFSLMAVVLDVPAVPANVISTVAVMTVSFFVNRAWVFRAESAGIKAAVGFVSVTLFSGLVLQSLVILGVIAAAHGVVPDLPDEVVKPGAKVVAMGVGMVSNFLGYRWVFGSSAGSGDGRSSTASSSSTIANP, translated from the coding sequence GTGGCCCTGCTCGACAACAGCGCCCACCGCTACCTCGTGGTGGGGCTGGCCAACACCGCGCTCGACCTGCTGCTGTTCTCGCTGATGGCGGTCGTGCTCGACGTCCCCGCCGTGCCGGCCAACGTGATCTCGACCGTCGCGGTGATGACGGTGAGCTTCTTCGTCAACCGGGCGTGGGTGTTCCGTGCCGAGTCGGCCGGGATCAAGGCTGCCGTCGGGTTCGTCTCGGTGACGCTCTTCTCGGGACTGGTGCTGCAGTCACTGGTCATCCTCGGCGTGATCGCCGCGGCCCACGGCGTCGTCCCCGACCTGCCCGACGAGGTCGTCAAACCCGGAGCCAAGGTCGTCGCGATGGGGGTGGGGATGGTGTCGAACTTCCTCGGCTACCGCTGGGTGTTCGGCTCGAGCGCCGGCTCCGGCGATGGCCGGTCCTCGACCGCGAGCAGCAGCAGCACGATCGCCAACCCGTAG
- a CDS encoding glycosyltransferase: MTLDEFRVAVIVPCYNEELTIGTVVADLRAAVPHAEIYVYDNNSSDRTSQVAAEAGAIVRFESRKGKGNVVRRAFADIEADVYLMIDGDDTYDAAAAPRLIETLVSGPLDHVVGVRVDSNVDDGSYRPGHAMGNAAFNKVTTLMFGEQVSDMLSGYRAFSRRYVKSFPANSEEFEIETELTIHAANLRVPQAEVPIAFKDRPEGSESKLRTFRDGFKILGLLGHLLLHERPLLVMGYAGLLSAVVSLILGVPVILDFVDTGLVERFPTAFLASSLMVLAALLVGVGMVMNAVLRGTRETRRLFYLQLPAMSAERPATHARS, encoded by the coding sequence ATGACACTCGATGAGTTCCGCGTCGCGGTGATCGTGCCCTGCTACAACGAGGAGCTCACGATCGGCACGGTCGTCGCCGACCTGCGCGCCGCGGTGCCCCACGCCGAGATCTACGTCTACGACAACAACTCCTCCGACAGGACCAGTCAGGTCGCCGCGGAGGCAGGCGCGATCGTCCGCTTCGAGAGCCGCAAGGGCAAGGGCAACGTCGTACGCCGGGCCTTCGCCGACATCGAGGCCGACGTCTACCTGATGATCGACGGCGACGACACCTACGACGCTGCGGCCGCGCCCCGCCTCATCGAGACGCTGGTGAGCGGCCCGCTCGACCACGTGGTCGGCGTACGCGTCGACAGCAACGTCGACGACGGCAGCTACCGACCCGGCCACGCGATGGGCAACGCGGCGTTCAACAAGGTCACCACCCTGATGTTCGGCGAGCAGGTCAGCGACATGCTGTCCGGCTACCGCGCGTTCTCGCGGCGCTACGTCAAGTCGTTCCCGGCCAACTCCGAGGAGTTCGAGATCGAGACCGAGCTGACGATCCACGCCGCCAACCTCCGGGTGCCGCAGGCCGAGGTGCCGATCGCGTTCAAGGACCGACCCGAGGGCTCGGAGTCCAAGCTGCGCACGTTCCGCGACGGCTTCAAGATCCTGGGGCTCCTGGGCCACCTGCTGCTGCACGAGCGTCCCCTGCTGGTGATGGGTTACGCCGGACTCCTCAGCGCCGTGGTCAGCCTGATCCTCGGGGTGCCGGTGATCCTCGACTTCGTCGACACCGGGCTCGTCGAGCGGTTCCCCACGGCGTTCCTGGCGTCCTCGTTGATGGTGCTCGCGGCGCTGCTCGTCGGCGTCGGCATGGTGATGAACGCCGTCCTGCGCGGCACCCGCGAGACCCGTCGGCTGTTCTACCTCCAGCTGCCCGCCATGTCGGCGGAGCGGCCCGCGACCCACGCGCGCAGCTGA
- a CDS encoding GNAT family N-acetyltransferase — protein sequence MSLTTPTLTTDRLRLRPFEDTDADALFALQSNAVVLRYWDSPPWTDSARTDRFLATSRQLAVDGSGARLVVERGADGAFLGWCGISGWNPAFRSASLTYCLTEAAWGHGYATEAARALLTWAYATLDLNRVQAEADTRNVPSARVLEKLGFVLEGTLREDCVVDGVVSDSWVYGLLEREWRRSRPTPPAPLGAR from the coding sequence GTGTCCCTGACCACCCCGACGCTCACCACCGACCGCCTCCGGCTCCGGCCGTTCGAGGACACCGATGCTGACGCGCTCTTCGCGCTGCAGAGCAACGCCGTCGTGCTCCGTTACTGGGACTCACCACCCTGGACCGATTCCGCCCGGACCGACCGGTTCCTCGCCACCAGCCGTCAGCTGGCCGTCGACGGCAGCGGGGCGCGGCTGGTCGTCGAGCGCGGGGCCGACGGAGCCTTCCTGGGCTGGTGCGGCATCTCCGGCTGGAACCCGGCCTTCCGCAGCGCCTCGCTGACCTACTGCCTCACCGAGGCGGCGTGGGGTCACGGCTACGCGACCGAGGCCGCGCGAGCCCTGCTCACCTGGGCCTACGCGACGCTCGACCTCAACCGGGTCCAGGCCGAGGCCGACACCCGCAACGTGCCGTCGGCCCGCGTGCTGGAGAAGCTCGGGTTCGTGCTCGAGGGCACGCTGCGCGAGGACTGCGTCGTCGACGGCGTGGTGTCGGACTCGTGGGTCTACGGGCTGCTCGAGCGCGAGTGGCGTCGCTCTCGACCGACCCCACCGGCTCCGCTGGGTGCCCGGTGA
- a CDS encoding HNH endonuclease signature motif containing protein, translated as MPAALADTAVTPALLLDEVRRARAAAEAAEARIMELAVEWAHAHPVLEGGEGWQITTATGVPYAEVDGTAMALDPADPASEDLVEWCGIPPVAWDAPAAFAAANKMSTASGKRLIRDALILHHRLPRTWARVTGGEVPAWRARRVADAVLAAPADVVAYVDDQIAPVVGTIGTVTLDHVVDQAMMLLHAEAREADQACATESHEVRFHSDAQPDGTAELFARGDWKDLHDLHQTLTHVAAALKAAGDDTDLDVRRARALGVLADPAQALALLNGAEAPTPSKQAVLFLHLTDLGLLGLDPVALNDTTRHAMLAQQVRDWLARTDTHVVVKPVLDLAEDLHTESYAIPTRLREQTQLLHPTCVFPWCTRPSRRCDCDHIDAWSTEPGQGGATCSHNLAPLCRHHHRLKTHTAWTYRRLDTRLFLWTDPHGFHYLRDHAGTSVVDRQREATAPSALPAAQPEPD; from the coding sequence ATGCCCGCCGCCCTCGCCGACACCGCCGTGACCCCGGCGTTGCTGCTCGACGAGGTCCGCCGTGCCCGCGCTGCGGCCGAGGCCGCCGAAGCCCGGATCATGGAGCTGGCCGTGGAGTGGGCTCACGCCCACCCCGTCCTCGAGGGTGGTGAGGGGTGGCAGATCACCACCGCGACCGGGGTGCCCTACGCCGAGGTCGACGGGACCGCGATGGCGTTGGACCCCGCCGACCCCGCCAGCGAGGATCTGGTGGAGTGGTGCGGCATCCCGCCGGTGGCCTGGGATGCCCCCGCGGCGTTCGCTGCGGCCAACAAGATGTCCACCGCCTCGGGCAAACGCCTGATCCGTGACGCGTTGATCCTGCACCACCGTCTGCCCAGGACCTGGGCGCGTGTCACCGGTGGTGAGGTCCCCGCCTGGCGGGCCCGTCGGGTCGCCGATGCCGTCCTGGCCGCACCGGCCGACGTGGTGGCCTACGTCGATGACCAGATCGCCCCCGTGGTCGGCACCATCGGCACCGTCACTCTCGACCACGTGGTGGACCAGGCGATGATGCTGCTGCACGCCGAGGCCCGCGAAGCCGACCAAGCCTGCGCCACCGAGTCCCACGAGGTCCGCTTCCACAGTGACGCCCAACCCGACGGCACCGCCGAGCTGTTCGCCCGCGGGGACTGGAAGGACCTCCACGACCTCCACCAGACCCTCACCCACGTCGCTGCAGCCCTCAAGGCCGCCGGCGACGACACCGACCTCGACGTACGCCGCGCCCGCGCCCTAGGTGTCCTGGCCGACCCCGCCCAAGCCCTCGCCCTGCTCAACGGTGCCGAGGCGCCCACACCGTCCAAGCAGGCCGTGCTCTTCCTCCACCTGACCGACCTCGGACTGCTCGGCCTGGACCCCGTCGCCCTCAACGACACCACCCGCCACGCCATGCTCGCCCAGCAGGTCCGCGACTGGCTGGCCCGCACCGACACCCACGTCGTGGTCAAGCCCGTCCTCGACCTCGCCGAGGACCTCCACACCGAGTCCTACGCCATCCCCACCCGGCTACGTGAGCAGACCCAGCTCCTGCATCCCACCTGTGTGTTCCCCTGGTGCACCCGCCCCTCGCGACGCTGCGACTGCGACCACATCGACGCCTGGTCGACCGAACCCGGCCAAGGCGGGGCGACCTGCTCGCACAACCTCGCCCCCCTGTGCCGACATCACCACCGACTGAAAACCCACACCGCCTGGACCTACCGGCGCCTCGACACCCGACTCTTCCTGTGGACCGACCCCCACGGGTTCCACTACCTGCGCGACCACGCCGGCACGTCCGTCGTCGACCGACAACGGGAGGCGACCGCACCGAGTGCGCTGCCGGCCGCTCAGCCGGAGCCGGACTGA
- a CDS encoding dihydrofolate reductase family protein: MTATYTFDIFSSIDGFASYDAPGDWGGYWGKQGPELLAHRLAAYDGEQRMVFGAHTYRAFARMLAASSEGDDVRDPWVDRMRSLPTYVVSSTLADPLDWPDATVVSGDPVETVARLKAESDVPLRSHGSLTLNRALLAAGLVDRVQLTLFPVISGQTGAEPIFAGAGDFDLELLESHALDSDTLELVYRPSLRTWDTP; the protein is encoded by the coding sequence ATGACTGCGACCTACACCTTCGACATCTTCTCCAGCATCGACGGCTTCGCCTCCTACGACGCCCCGGGCGACTGGGGCGGCTACTGGGGCAAGCAGGGCCCGGAGCTGCTCGCCCATCGGCTCGCGGCGTACGACGGCGAGCAGCGGATGGTCTTCGGCGCCCACACCTACCGCGCGTTCGCGCGGATGCTGGCAGCGAGCAGCGAGGGCGACGACGTGCGCGACCCGTGGGTGGACCGGATGCGGAGCCTGCCGACGTACGTCGTCTCCTCGACCCTGGCGGACCCCCTCGACTGGCCGGACGCGACCGTCGTCAGCGGGGACCCGGTCGAGACCGTGGCGAGGCTCAAGGCAGAGTCCGACGTGCCGTTGCGGTCGCACGGCAGCCTGACCCTCAACCGCGCGTTGCTGGCCGCCGGACTGGTCGACCGCGTGCAGCTGACGCTGTTCCCGGTGATCTCGGGCCAGACGGGGGCCGAGCCGATCTTCGCCGGCGCGGGAGACTTCGACCTGGAGCTGCTCGAGAGCCACGCCCTGGACTCCGACACCCTCGAGCTCGTCTACCGGCCGAGCCTGCGCACGTGGGACACCCCCTAG
- a CDS encoding glutamine synthetase beta-grasp domain-containing protein encodes MATDVLEPHPLVRLLDKPAHTFTVDDLVRAVEELGLEQVNLRYVGGDGRLKTIAFPITSREHLVGVLARGERVDGSSIFPGAATEASDVYIVPRHRTAFLNPFGERRSLDVLCSFYDQDGQPLSYAREQVVRRAADALVRETGLVLEAFGELEYYLVGEPDRVFPVEEERGYQESAPFSKGQRVREQVLGHLSSMGVRLKYAHGEVGNILEEHRQLVQHEIELWPVPVEQAADALVLAKWVVREVAASHGLEVTFAPSVSPDGAGSGLHVHSRLVRDDASAIVDDGLNDTGRRLIAGYLTHAKALTAFGNTVPTSYLRFTDGDESPEGISWGETDRTGLVRVPLAWTGDVLPDMIAHANPGTPESDVPSHEPAVHPQTIELRLGDGSADVHLLLAGMAVAARVGLADPDALEKAERLGTDAHRRFEQLPTSCEESADELEKQRKVFEADGVFPASLVDQVLEELRAAGGAKLMKKVAKDEEARSDLVRRYWHVG; translated from the coding sequence ATGGCTACCGACGTCCTCGAACCCCACCCGCTCGTCCGCCTGCTCGACAAGCCGGCGCACACGTTCACGGTCGACGACCTCGTCCGCGCGGTCGAGGAGCTGGGGCTCGAGCAGGTCAACCTGCGCTACGTCGGCGGCGACGGTCGGCTCAAGACGATCGCGTTCCCGATCACCTCGCGCGAGCACCTGGTCGGGGTCCTGGCCCGGGGCGAGCGGGTCGACGGCTCCAGCATCTTCCCGGGGGCCGCCACCGAGGCGAGCGACGTCTACATCGTCCCGCGGCACCGCACGGCGTTCCTCAACCCGTTCGGCGAGCGCAGGTCGCTCGACGTGCTCTGCTCGTTCTACGACCAGGACGGCCAGCCGCTGTCCTACGCCCGCGAGCAGGTCGTACGCCGCGCCGCCGACGCGCTCGTGCGGGAGACCGGTCTCGTGCTCGAGGCGTTCGGCGAGCTGGAGTACTACCTGGTCGGCGAGCCCGACCGGGTCTTCCCCGTCGAGGAGGAGCGCGGCTACCAGGAGTCGGCGCCGTTCTCCAAGGGGCAGCGGGTCCGCGAGCAGGTCCTCGGTCACCTCTCCTCCATGGGCGTCCGCCTGAAGTACGCGCACGGCGAGGTCGGCAACATCCTCGAGGAGCACCGGCAGCTGGTGCAGCACGAGATCGAGCTCTGGCCCGTGCCGGTGGAGCAGGCCGCGGACGCGCTCGTGCTCGCCAAGTGGGTCGTGCGCGAGGTCGCCGCCTCCCACGGCCTCGAGGTGACCTTCGCCCCGTCGGTGAGCCCCGACGGGGCCGGCAGCGGGCTGCACGTGCACAGCCGGCTGGTGCGCGACGACGCCAGCGCGATCGTCGACGACGGCCTCAACGACACCGGCCGCCGGCTGATCGCCGGCTACCTGACCCATGCCAAGGCCCTGACGGCCTTCGGCAACACGGTCCCGACGTCCTACCTGCGGTTCACCGACGGCGACGAGTCGCCGGAGGGGATCAGCTGGGGCGAGACCGACCGCACCGGCCTGGTCCGCGTGCCGCTCGCCTGGACCGGTGACGTGCTGCCCGACATGATCGCCCATGCCAACCCCGGCACCCCCGAGAGCGACGTGCCGAGCCACGAGCCCGCCGTACACCCGCAGACGATCGAGCTGCGTCTGGGCGACGGGTCGGCCGACGTCCACCTGCTCCTCGCCGGGATGGCCGTCGCGGCCCGTGTCGGCCTGGCCGACCCCGACGCGCTCGAGAAGGCCGAGCGCCTCGGCACCGACGCCCACCGCCGCTTCGAGCAGCTGCCGACGTCGTGCGAGGAGTCGGCCGACGAGCTGGAGAAGCAGCGGAAGGTCTTCGAGGCCGACGGGGTCTTCCCGGCCTCGCTCGTCGACCAGGTGCTCGAGGAGCTGCGCGCCGCGGGCGGGGCCAAGCTGATGAAGAAGGTGGCCAAGGACGAGGAGGCGCGCTCCGACCTCGTCCGCCGCTACTGGCACGTGGGCTGA
- a CDS encoding heat shock protein transcriptional repressor HspR produces the protein MNNPTTPPPDAPIYVISVAAQLTGLHPQTLRTYERMGLITPGRTGGGGRRYSHHDLELLRSIAELTSSGIGIEGVRRILELEHQVLALRARNDELQHELAATRDALRQAMTARAAEGPPSRLPALRDPTASQALVVWRRGR, from the coding sequence GTGAACAACCCGACGACGCCGCCCCCCGACGCGCCGATCTACGTCATCAGCGTCGCCGCCCAGCTGACCGGGCTGCACCCGCAGACCCTGCGCACCTACGAGCGGATGGGCCTGATCACCCCGGGCCGCACCGGCGGGGGCGGTCGTCGCTACAGCCACCACGACCTCGAGCTGCTGCGCTCGATCGCCGAGCTCACCTCCTCCGGCATCGGCATCGAGGGCGTCCGCCGCATCCTCGAGCTCGAGCACCAGGTCCTGGCCCTCCGGGCCCGCAACGACGAGCTGCAGCACGAGCTCGCCGCCACGCGCGACGCGTTGCGTCAAGCCATGACGGCCCGGGCCGCCGAGGGGCCGCCCTCACGACTGCCCGCCCTGCGCGACCCCACCGCCAGCCAGGCGCTGGTCGTGTGGCGACGCGGGCGCTGA
- the dnaJ gene encoding molecular chaperone DnaJ, with the protein MADNDGFKPEWAQKDFYAVLGVGKDAPAADVKKAYKRLARDNHPDTHPGDDERLEKFKAVAEAYDVVGDTAKRAKYDEMRRLYGSGAPSGFGGGGGGGFNDLFGDRARGAGGSGGLGDMFGDLFGGAGARRTQQPRRPAKGGDVETSATISFVDALEGVTISLRLSSDAPCPTCSGTGGKPGTKPHICPECDGAGYVVAGVGGAFSINETCPGCGGRQLVYDDKCPTCHGSGRGTSARTIQARIPAGVKDGQRIRLRGKGQAGDNGGPAGDLFVVVKVSPHRVFARSGDNLTLDVPVSFDEVALGAEIKVPTLNGAPVTLRIPAGTPNGRTFRVRGRGATKADGTRGDLLATVQVHVPAVLDQAAREAVEAYREATAGKPLRAGLFEDAR; encoded by the coding sequence ATGGCTGACAACGACGGCTTCAAGCCCGAGTGGGCCCAGAAGGACTTCTACGCCGTGCTCGGCGTGGGCAAGGACGCCCCCGCGGCCGACGTCAAGAAGGCCTACAAGCGGCTGGCGCGCGACAACCATCCCGACACCCACCCCGGTGACGACGAGCGCCTCGAGAAGTTCAAGGCGGTCGCCGAGGCCTACGACGTCGTCGGCGACACCGCCAAGCGGGCCAAGTACGACGAGATGCGCCGGCTCTACGGCTCCGGCGCGCCCTCCGGCTTCGGCGGGGGCGGTGGCGGCGGGTTCAACGACCTGTTCGGCGACCGGGCCCGCGGGGCCGGCGGCAGCGGTGGGCTCGGCGACATGTTCGGCGACCTCTTCGGCGGCGCGGGCGCCCGGCGTACCCAGCAGCCGCGGCGGCCCGCCAAGGGCGGCGACGTCGAGACCAGCGCGACGATCTCGTTCGTCGATGCCCTCGAGGGCGTCACCATCTCGCTGCGGCTCTCGTCCGACGCGCCGTGCCCGACCTGCTCCGGCACCGGCGGCAAGCCCGGCACCAAGCCGCACATCTGTCCCGAGTGCGACGGCGCCGGCTACGTCGTCGCCGGGGTCGGCGGGGCGTTCTCGATCAACGAGACCTGCCCCGGCTGCGGCGGCCGCCAGCTCGTCTACGACGACAAGTGCCCGACCTGCCACGGCAGCGGGCGCGGCACCTCCGCACGCACCATCCAGGCCCGCATCCCCGCGGGCGTCAAGGACGGCCAGCGCATCCGGCTGCGAGGCAAGGGCCAGGCCGGCGACAACGGCGGCCCGGCCGGCGACCTGTTCGTCGTGGTCAAGGTCTCGCCCCACCGCGTGTTCGCGCGGTCCGGCGACAACCTGACCCTCGACGTACCCGTCTCGTTCGACGAGGTCGCCCTGGGCGCCGAGATCAAGGTCCCCACCCTCAACGGCGCCCCGGTCACGTTGCGCATCCCGGCCGGCACCCCCAACGGGCGGACCTTCCGGGTGCGGGGGCGCGGCGCCACCAAGGCCGACGGCACCCGCGGCGACCTGCTCGCCACCGTGCAGGTGCACGTGCCGGCGGTGCTCGACCAGGCTGCGCGGGAGGCCGTCGAGGCCTACCGCGAGGCCACCGCCGGCAAGCCGCTGCGAGCGGGGCTGTTCGAGGACGCCAGGTGA